One stretch of Halobaculum marinum DNA includes these proteins:
- a CDS encoding carbohydrate ABC transporter permease translates to MATEDFRGDVGPHGSGVTGWISDWVNDHIRTVLLGPSLVALFVVFIYPAIMLVWLSLQNTRGFGETFEPTYNYGRIFGDPTFWNAVENTLVYSFGSLFVSVAVGLVVALALNKLADDYLRDTYTTLILLSWAVPLSIVGVTWRWMFNGQLGVVNRVLLDLGLLSSSFSWLTSSSTAMGVVVLADSWSRIPFAAIVLLAGLQSIPQEMYDAAKIDGATTWQTFRHVTLPYLRPSFFVAGLITWMFAFRAFAIPFSTTGGGPGGATETLAIYIHRFGIQLLDYGFASAVAVFLVSVTLVVAAGYVYFILERMEEIEV, encoded by the coding sequence ATGGCGACTGAGGACTTCCGGGGCGACGTCGGCCCCCACGGGAGCGGCGTCACCGGCTGGATCTCCGACTGGGTGAACGACCACATCCGGACGGTGCTGCTCGGGCCGTCGCTCGTGGCGCTGTTCGTCGTGTTCATCTACCCGGCGATCATGCTGGTGTGGCTGTCGCTGCAGAACACCCGCGGGTTCGGCGAGACGTTCGAGCCGACGTACAACTACGGACGCATCTTCGGCGACCCGACGTTCTGGAACGCCGTCGAGAACACGCTCGTGTACTCGTTCGGGTCGCTGTTCGTCTCGGTCGCGGTGGGACTCGTCGTCGCGCTGGCGCTGAACAAACTGGCCGACGACTACCTCAGAGACACGTACACCACCCTCATCCTGCTGTCGTGGGCGGTGCCGCTGTCTATCGTCGGCGTCACCTGGCGCTGGATGTTCAACGGCCAACTCGGCGTCGTGAACCGCGTGCTGTTGGACCTGGGACTGCTGTCGAGTTCGTTCTCGTGGCTCACCAGTTCCTCGACCGCGATGGGCGTCGTCGTCCTCGCGGACTCGTGGTCGCGCATCCCGTTCGCGGCCATCGTGCTCCTCGCGGGGTTGCAGTCGATCCCGCAGGAGATGTACGACGCCGCCAAGATCGACGGCGCGACGACGTGGCAGACGTTCCGCCACGTCACGCTCCCGTACCTCAGACCGTCGTTCTTCGTGGCGGGACTGATCACGTGGATGTTCGCGTTCCGGGCGTTCGCCATCCCGTTCTCCACGACGGGCGGCGGCCCGGGCGGCGCGACCGAGACGCTCGCCATCTACATCCACCGGTTCGGGATCCAACTGCTCGACTACGGGTTCGCGTCGGCGGTGGCCGTGTTCCTCGTCTCCGTGACGCTGGTCGTGGCCGCCGGCTACGTGTATTTCATCCTCGAACGGATGGAGGAGATCGAGGTCTGA
- a CDS encoding SDR family oxidoreductase, whose protein sequence is MDYDIAGNAALVTASSSGLGEASATALVREGVNVVVNGRDEERLAEAVDRIDAAGDGDVVGHAADLTDPDAGAALVEATVEAFGGLDHLVTSAGGPPSGPFLDTTDEDWYTAYDLLVMSVVRTVRAAADPLRADGGGTFVAVTSRSVKEAIDSLVLSNSVRMAVIGLTKTLSRELAPEVRTNAVLPGPHETSRIENLIQAGVDRGEYESYEAGLAARGESNPLNRIGDPMELGNTVAFLSSPASGYINGTAIPVEGGLGSSNL, encoded by the coding sequence ATGGACTACGACATCGCGGGGAACGCGGCCCTGGTGACGGCATCGAGTAGCGGCCTCGGGGAGGCGTCGGCGACGGCGCTCGTCCGGGAAGGCGTGAACGTCGTCGTGAACGGGCGCGACGAGGAGCGACTGGCCGAGGCGGTCGATCGGATCGACGCCGCCGGGGACGGCGACGTGGTGGGCCACGCCGCCGACCTCACCGACCCAGACGCGGGGGCGGCGCTCGTCGAGGCGACCGTCGAGGCGTTCGGCGGCCTCGACCACCTCGTGACGAGCGCGGGCGGCCCGCCCAGCGGGCCGTTCCTCGACACCACCGACGAGGACTGGTACACCGCCTACGACCTGCTCGTGATGAGCGTCGTCCGGACGGTTCGGGCCGCCGCCGACCCACTCCGCGCGGACGGCGGGGGGACGTTCGTCGCGGTCACCTCCCGCAGCGTGAAGGAGGCCATCGACTCGCTGGTGTTGTCGAACTCGGTGCGGATGGCGGTGATCGGGCTGACGAAGACGCTCTCGCGGGAACTGGCCCCCGAGGTGCGGACGAACGCGGTGCTCCCGGGGCCACACGAGACGAGTCGGATCGAGAACCTCATCCAGGCGGGCGTCGACCGCGGCGAGTACGAGTCGTACGAGGCGGGGCTGGCCGCACGCGGGGAGTCGAACCCACTGAATCGCATCGGCGACCCGATGGAGTTGGGTAACACCGTCGCGTTCCTCTCCTCGCCGGCGTCGGGGTACATCAACGGCACGGCGATTCCGGTGGAGGGTGGCCTCGGGAGTTCGAACCTCTGA
- a CDS encoding aspartate dehydrogenase domain-containing protein, producing the protein MSDTPRLAVVGSGRIGADLIERAQAAEDVDLVGVLVRTEKGFLDPDLQVTTPADLVARHPDLIVEAATPGVLVDYAEELLAAADLMALSGSAFADPDDEAHLRAASDEAGNAIYLPHAALFGIDGLADARSELDSVHIEARKDPAHLDFEYAEEAPEFEAGAGETVLYEGPTRGLCRRFPRNFNSHASAALAGLGLDDTTSTLIADPDAETAYHEITATGEGFELVAVRDSAIEGVTGDFTLVSTWGSVRRVLATGGGLRFV; encoded by the coding sequence GTGAGCGACACCCCTCGCCTCGCGGTCGTCGGCTCCGGTCGGATCGGCGCGGACCTGATCGAACGGGCGCAGGCGGCCGAGGACGTCGACCTCGTCGGCGTGCTCGTCCGCACGGAGAAGGGGTTCCTCGACCCGGACCTCCAAGTCACTACTCCCGCGGACTTGGTCGCACGCCACCCCGACCTGATCGTCGAGGCCGCGACTCCGGGCGTGCTCGTCGACTACGCCGAGGAACTGCTCGCGGCGGCAGACCTGATGGCGCTGTCGGGTTCGGCGTTCGCCGACCCCGACGACGAGGCGCACCTCCGAGCCGCCTCCGACGAGGCGGGGAACGCAATCTACCTCCCGCACGCCGCGCTGTTCGGCATCGACGGGCTCGCAGACGCCCGAAGCGAACTCGACAGCGTCCACATCGAGGCGCGCAAGGACCCGGCCCACCTCGACTTCGAGTACGCCGAGGAGGCGCCCGAGTTCGAGGCGGGCGCCGGCGAGACGGTGCTGTACGAGGGGCCGACGCGCGGACTGTGCCGGCGATTCCCGCGCAACTTCAACTCCCACGCGAGCGCCGCGCTCGCGGGACTGGGGCTCGACGACACCACCTCGACGCTGATCGCGGATCCCGACGCCGAGACGGCGTACCACGAGATCACGGCGACGGGCGAGGGGTTCGAGTTGGTCGCCGTCCGCGACAGCGCCATCGAGGGCGTCACCGGCGACTTCACGCTCGTGTCGACGTGGGGGTCGGTGCGGCGCGTGTTGGCGACGGGCGGCGGCCTGCGGTTCGTCTGA
- a CDS encoding ABC transporter ATP-binding protein has product MSDTSHEETIEQPTADEHGEHPEGRRVSLRLDGVTKEFTEDDGGTVVAVDDVSLDVYDGEFIVLVGPSGCGKTTTLRTVAGLEQPTRGSIIIDGEDVSGQEPRERDVAMVFQNYALYPHKTVRDNIAFPLQIRKFPSDEIDERVNDTASMLGIGDLLDRRPSDLSGGQQQRVALGRAIVRDPELFLFDEPLSNLDAKLRIQMRTELNRLHRRVGKTSLYVTHDQAEAMTLSDRVVVMNDGEIQQVAPPEEVYAEPANRFVAGFIGEPPMNFFDVTVEERDGTRVAVGDSFEVALPETLTLPPDAGTEFELGVRPEDFEDASLEPDPDPSRTMEVHVGVVEPMGPNKDLAVRPVGREDDPASEFTARVSNATGAVEGERLTLVVDTKNAHLFDPVSGDNLTV; this is encoded by the coding sequence ATGAGCGACACTAGCCACGAAGAGACGATCGAACAGCCGACGGCCGACGAACACGGGGAACACCCCGAGGGTCGCCGGGTGAGCCTCCGCCTCGACGGCGTGACCAAGGAGTTCACCGAGGACGACGGCGGCACCGTCGTCGCGGTCGACGACGTGAGCCTCGACGTGTACGACGGGGAGTTCATCGTCCTCGTCGGGCCGTCGGGGTGCGGGAAGACGACGACCCTGCGCACGGTCGCGGGGCTCGAACAGCCCACGCGCGGGAGCATCATCATCGACGGCGAGGACGTCTCCGGGCAAGAGCCCCGCGAGCGCGACGTCGCGATGGTGTTCCAGAACTACGCGCTGTACCCGCACAAGACCGTCCGCGACAACATCGCGTTCCCGCTGCAGATCCGGAAGTTCCCGAGCGACGAGATCGACGAGCGCGTGAACGACACCGCGTCGATGCTCGGTATCGGCGACCTGCTCGACCGGCGCCCGTCGGATCTGTCCGGCGGGCAACAGCAGCGCGTCGCGCTCGGGCGCGCCATCGTCCGCGACCCGGAGCTGTTCTTGTTCGACGAGCCGCTGTCGAACCTCGACGCGAAACTGCGCATCCAGATGCGCACCGAGTTGAACCGCCTCCACCGCCGCGTCGGCAAGACGTCGCTGTACGTCACGCACGACCAGGCGGAGGCGATGACGCTGTCGGACCGCGTCGTCGTGATGAACGACGGTGAGATCCAGCAGGTCGCCCCGCCCGAGGAGGTGTACGCGGAGCCCGCGAACCGGTTCGTCGCGGGGTTCATCGGCGAGCCGCCGATGAACTTCTTCGACGTGACCGTCGAGGAGCGCGACGGCACCCGCGTCGCCGTCGGTGACAGCTTCGAGGTGGCGCTGCCCGAGACGCTGACGCTGCCGCCCGACGCCGGCACCGAGTTCGAGTTGGGCGTGCGCCCCGAGGACTTCGAGGACGCGTCGCTGGAGCCAGATCCGGACCCGTCGCGGACGATGGAGGTCCACGTCGGCGTCGTCGAGCCGATGGGGCCGAACAAGGACCTCGCGGTCCGCCCGGTCGGCAGGGAGGACGACCCGGCGTCGGAGTTCACCGCGCGCGTCTCCAACGCCACCGGCGCCGTCGAGGGCGAGCGCCTCACGCTCGTCGTCGACACCAAGAACGCCCACCTGTTCGACCCCGTCTCCGGCGACAACCTCACCGTGTAG
- a CDS encoding ABC transporter substrate-binding protein gives MAPNGKPDRRTVLKLAGTGALASLAGCAGGGDGNGGTDGDGGGGGGGGGGGDGGGGGGDEEFMAIAQNLGIDQNWEQRRIGAADNWPIEQRRDVPDRQNDTTWTNSGAFQSAVENDVWAPPEGWDDTAAGDVETLQILNHGAANMEFDPATLAAHEMFTEKTGIELDVIEIGVDQANTREQQFLSSEEPMPHAFNVDGILVPVFVEQGYLEVTDALYPEGGYDPYIPALQSLVEWDIGPVMQGTHTYGYPNIGEASMGHLRPDLVEEQGIDPERFQGEWSWDLLEELGEAFAGTDVNAFAYYAGTSTYLAYSFRELLFQQGGRMVQDDGTVVMNSPEAVRVIQKMKEWRDKGYVPSDVISYGEGDIVDLYASGQLAYTTAFSDFIPRLLQEYEAGSEYQVVVPPAANAGPAPTQAGLVAPNTTSINRFADTGHKLAAMLYGDLKLSYYTQWLEFTYEGNISYMEQVYTDSAENDFVTFGDTIGDAISNGVLELFPQMASVFQQMLSPVQRAIQGSISPQQAMDQVQDFVDSEINN, from the coding sequence ATGGCACCGAATGGCAAGCCGGACCGCCGAACCGTGCTGAAACTGGCCGGGACAGGAGCGCTCGCGTCGCTCGCCGGTTGTGCTGGAGGGGGAGACGGAAACGGAGGAACTGACGGCGACGGCGGTGGGGGCGGTGGCGGCGGCGGTGGGGGCGATGGGGGCGGTGGCGGTGGCGACGAGGAGTTCATGGCCATCGCACAGAACCTGGGGATCGATCAGAACTGGGAGCAGCGCCGGATCGGCGCCGCCGACAACTGGCCGATAGAGCAGCGACGGGACGTCCCCGACCGGCAGAACGACACGACGTGGACGAACAGCGGCGCGTTCCAAAGCGCCGTCGAGAACGACGTGTGGGCACCGCCAGAGGGGTGGGACGACACCGCCGCTGGCGACGTCGAGACGCTCCAGATCCTCAACCACGGCGCGGCGAACATGGAGTTCGACCCCGCGACGCTGGCGGCCCACGAGATGTTCACCGAGAAGACGGGCATCGAACTCGACGTCATCGAGATCGGTGTCGACCAGGCGAACACACGCGAGCAGCAGTTCCTCTCCTCGGAGGAGCCGATGCCGCACGCGTTCAACGTCGACGGCATCCTCGTCCCGGTGTTCGTCGAGCAGGGCTATCTGGAGGTGACGGACGCCCTGTATCCCGAGGGCGGCTACGACCCGTACATCCCGGCGCTCCAGAGCCTCGTCGAGTGGGACATCGGTCCCGTGATGCAGGGGACCCACACGTACGGCTACCCGAACATCGGAGAGGCCAGCATGGGGCACCTCCGGCCGGACCTCGTCGAGGAGCAGGGCATCGACCCCGAGCGCTTCCAGGGCGAGTGGTCCTGGGACCTCCTCGAGGAGCTGGGTGAGGCGTTCGCCGGCACCGACGTGAACGCGTTCGCCTACTACGCCGGCACCTCGACGTACCTCGCGTACTCGTTCCGCGAGCTGCTGTTCCAGCAGGGCGGTCGCATGGTCCAGGACGACGGCACGGTCGTGATGAACTCCCCCGAGGCCGTTCGTGTCATCCAGAAGATGAAGGAGTGGCGCGACAAAGGGTACGTCCCCAGCGACGTCATCTCCTACGGGGAGGGTGACATCGTCGACCTGTACGCGTCCGGCCAACTCGCGTACACGACCGCGTTCTCCGACTTCATCCCGCGGCTGCTCCAGGAGTACGAGGCCGGCAGCGAGTACCAGGTCGTCGTCCCGCCCGCGGCCAACGCCGGCCCCGCGCCGACGCAGGCCGGCCTGGTCGCGCCGAACACGACGAGTATCAATCGGTTCGCCGACACCGGTCACAAGCTGGCCGCGATGCTGTACGGCGACCTGAAGCTGAGCTACTACACGCAGTGGCTGGAGTTCACCTACGAGGGGAACATCTCCTACATGGAGCAGGTGTACACCGACTCCGCGGAGAACGACTTCGTCACGTTCGGCGACACCATCGGCGACGCCATCAGCAACGGCGTCCTGGAGCTGTTCCCGCAGATGGCGTCCGTGTTCCAGCAGATGCTGTCGCCGGTCCAGCGCGCCATCCAGGGCTCCATCTCGCCACAGCAGGCGATGGACCAGGTGCAGGACTTCGTCGACTCCGAGATCAACAACTGA
- a CDS encoding mandelate racemase/muconate lactonizing enzyme family protein has protein sequence MTVVEVESVPVSIPLEEPVSFATRTVEHRDHTLTFVRDDEGNEGVGYTLGYDGAGLIADAVEELLAPIVEGEDPNHTTRLWRNMFEGTYQIGRKGLLLRAIATVDIALWDLRAKRVGLPIHEFLGAARESVPAYASGGYYRGEGTEGLREEMETYLDRGHVSVKMKVGRRSVATEEKRVAVAREVLGPERILMLDANGVWTNTGEALRACRRFARYDPYFIEEPVKADSVELMARVREGLDYPVAAGELEFSRYGFAELLREGAVDVVQPDATVCGGITEWLRIAHTAASHDVPVTPHYNPHLHAHLVASIANGGMVEYFYRDRDVKVFDDLVVDPPTPENGKLTPRGPGHGVRIDRDALAKFRTDEGGA, from the coding sequence ATGACCGTCGTCGAGGTGGAGAGCGTCCCGGTGTCGATTCCGCTCGAAGAGCCGGTGTCGTTCGCGACCCGGACCGTCGAGCACCGCGACCACACGCTCACCTTCGTCCGCGACGACGAGGGCAACGAGGGCGTGGGCTACACGCTCGGCTACGACGGTGCCGGCCTCATCGCCGACGCCGTCGAGGAGCTACTCGCCCCCATCGTCGAGGGCGAGGACCCGAATCACACGACGCGCTTGTGGCGCAATATGTTCGAGGGCACCTACCAGATCGGTCGCAAGGGGCTCCTCCTGCGCGCCATCGCCACCGTCGACATCGCGTTGTGGGACCTCCGGGCGAAGCGGGTCGGCCTCCCGATCCACGAGTTCCTCGGCGCCGCCCGCGAGTCGGTGCCGGCGTACGCCAGCGGCGGCTACTACCGCGGCGAGGGGACCGAGGGCCTGCGCGAGGAGATGGAGACGTACCTCGACCGCGGTCACGTCTCGGTGAAGATGAAGGTGGGGCGCCGCTCGGTCGCGACCGAGGAGAAGCGCGTCGCCGTCGCCCGCGAGGTGCTCGGGCCGGAGCGAATCTTGATGCTCGACGCCAACGGCGTCTGGACCAACACCGGCGAGGCGCTGCGGGCGTGCCGTCGGTTCGCGCGCTACGACCCGTACTTCATCGAGGAGCCGGTGAAAGCCGACAGCGTGGAACTGATGGCACGCGTCCGTGAGGGGCTCGACTACCCCGTCGCCGCCGGCGAGTTGGAGTTCTCGCGGTACGGCTTCGCGGAACTGCTCCGCGAGGGCGCCGTCGACGTGGTCCAGCCGGACGCGACGGTGTGCGGCGGGATCACGGAGTGGCTCCGCATCGCCCACACCGCCGCCTCCCACGACGTGCCCGTCACCCCCCACTACAACCCCCACCTGCACGCGCACCTCGTCGCCAGCATCGCCAACGGGGGCATGGTGGAGTACTTCTACCGCGACCGCGACGTGAAGGTGTTCGACGACCTGGTCGTCGACCCGCCGACCCCCGAGAACGGGAAGCTGACGCCCCGCGGCCCGGGTCACGGCGTCCGGATCGACCGCGACGCGCTCGCGAAGTTCCGCACCGACGAGGGGGGTGCCTGA
- a CDS encoding mandelate racemase/muconate lactonizing enzyme family protein, producing MRDFSMPDVRRAPERDVSITGVDTAVIRGNFDWNLVRVHTDAGVSGLGEAYRGGGIDEIVGYLEDVLVGENPLDVERLFRHMVQETSGHGGTTGKVVTAASGVEFALWDLAGKLLGLPTYQLLGGKYRDEVRLYVDLHAGESYAVAHGATDYADDAAYQAEAYVERATEALDLGYDAMKFDLDAPADNDPESTNGRLTPTHVAAKEEVVSGVVDAVDGRAEVAFDCHWDYELGSGKRLAKALEPYPIMWLEDVLPPENMDAQRELARSTSTPLATGENRFRVHEFTQLLDDYAVDVVTPDPATVGGLAEAKAIANRAEERYLAFAPHNVCSPVGTAAMVHLCAAVPNASYLEYHALDVDWWADLLDTDDPFIEDGRIAVSEAPGHGIELDESVARDHAVAHTDGFFEGDDA from the coding sequence ATGCGCGACTTCTCCATGCCCGACGTGCGCCGCGCGCCCGAGCGCGACGTGTCGATCACCGGCGTCGACACGGCGGTGATCCGCGGCAACTTCGACTGGAACCTCGTGCGCGTCCACACCGACGCGGGCGTCTCGGGGCTGGGCGAGGCGTACCGCGGCGGCGGGATCGACGAGATCGTCGGCTACCTCGAAGACGTACTCGTCGGCGAGAACCCCCTCGACGTGGAACGGCTGTTCCGCCACATGGTCCAGGAGACCTCGGGCCACGGCGGCACGACCGGGAAGGTCGTCACCGCGGCGTCGGGCGTCGAGTTCGCGCTGTGGGACCTGGCGGGCAAACTGCTCGGCCTCCCCACCTACCAACTGCTCGGCGGGAAGTACCGCGACGAGGTGCGCCTGTACGTCGACCTCCACGCGGGCGAGTCGTACGCCGTCGCCCACGGCGCGACCGACTACGCCGACGACGCGGCCTACCAGGCGGAGGCGTACGTCGAGCGCGCGACCGAGGCGCTCGATCTGGGGTACGACGCGATGAAGTTCGACCTCGACGCGCCCGCCGACAACGACCCCGAGTCGACGAACGGGCGGCTCACGCCCACCCACGTCGCCGCGAAAGAGGAGGTCGTCTCGGGCGTCGTCGACGCCGTCGACGGCCGTGCGGAGGTCGCGTTCGACTGCCACTGGGACTACGAGTTGGGCTCCGGGAAACGGCTCGCCAAAGCCCTCGAACCGTACCCGATCATGTGGTTGGAGGACGTGCTGCCGCCGGAGAACATGGACGCCCAGCGCGAGTTGGCGCGCTCCACGTCGACGCCGCTGGCGACCGGCGAGAACCGCTTCCGCGTCCACGAGTTCACGCAACTGCTCGACGACTACGCCGTCGACGTGGTGACGCCCGACCCCGCCACGGTGGGCGGCCTCGCGGAGGCGAAGGCCATCGCCAACCGCGCGGAGGAGCGCTACCTCGCGTTCGCCCCGCACAACGTCTGCTCGCCCGTCGGCACGGCGGCGATGGTCCACCTCTGCGCGGCGGTGCCGAACGCCAGTTACCTGGAGTACCACGCGCTCGACGTGGACTGGTGGGCGGACCTGCTCGACACGGACGACCCGTTCATCGAGGACGGTCGCATCGCGGTGTCGGAGGCGCCCGGTCACGGGATCGAACTCGACGAGTCGGTCGCTCGCGACCACGCCGTCGCGCACACGGACGGCTTCTTCGAGGGTGACGACGCGTGA
- a CDS encoding cation:proton antiporter domain-containing protein: protein MAAGAAQLIALVAAIIGVGVTAQVLSDRFQLPSIIFLITAGVLLGPEGLGLITQETFGLTGLSTIVGLSVAIIVFEGAFHLRIDKLREAPAATLRLVTVGAVIAFIGTTLVVHFALGVEWLVAGLIGALLVATGPTVIAPILEVVPVRDRVATALDTEGIVNDVTAAILAVVIFEAIVTETTAPGELATLFAERLGVGVIVGALVAGIIYYALRYIDLSPGNAPQNARLLVLAGALVAYGGANYVATEAGIAAVAVAGILLGNADVPYEEDITDFKGDITLLVLSFVFIALAALLQFENLIALGVGGIVVVVAVMFVIRPVLVLLSTVGDRFQWNERLFMSFVGPRGIIPASVATLFAVELANEGLTAAADVLVGTVFLVILATVVVEGGFARQIAERLDVIPMRVLIIGGGKVGRTLAERLEDRGENVVIIENDEEVIQIARNAGHTVHIGDGTDTDVLRSAGAENARIVVAATGDDDANLLVAQLAESKFSPETILARANNPDNVEAFEELGVRTVSSVLATAQAIDNYIERPALANWMGEIGRSGDVQEIEVTSEEMAGVTVREIGPELPGGSLIAVVARDGETQVPDADFTLQVGDRVTIIGNRDDVRAAMRQFNPE from the coding sequence ATGGCGGCAGGCGCCGCGCAGCTGATCGCGCTCGTCGCCGCCATCATTGGCGTCGGCGTCACCGCACAGGTGCTCTCGGACCGGTTCCAGCTGCCGAGTATCATCTTCCTCATCACCGCCGGCGTCCTGTTGGGGCCGGAAGGGCTGGGGCTGATCACGCAGGAGACGTTCGGCCTCACCGGGCTGTCGACCATCGTCGGCCTCTCGGTCGCTATCATCGTCTTCGAGGGCGCGTTCCACCTCCGGATCGACAAGCTCCGGGAGGCGCCCGCGGCGACGCTTCGACTCGTCACCGTCGGTGCCGTCATCGCGTTCATCGGGACGACGCTCGTCGTCCACTTCGCGCTCGGCGTCGAGTGGCTCGTCGCGGGACTGATCGGCGCGCTGCTGGTCGCCACCGGACCGACGGTGATCGCACCGATCCTGGAGGTAGTGCCGGTGCGCGACCGCGTCGCCACTGCGCTCGACACCGAGGGGATCGTCAACGACGTGACCGCCGCGATCCTCGCGGTCGTCATCTTCGAGGCCATCGTCACGGAGACGACCGCGCCGGGGGAGTTGGCGACGCTGTTCGCCGAACGACTCGGCGTCGGGGTCATCGTCGGCGCGCTGGTCGCGGGTATCATCTACTACGCCCTGCGCTACATCGACCTCTCGCCGGGGAACGCCCCGCAGAACGCTCGACTGCTCGTGCTCGCGGGGGCGCTCGTCGCCTACGGCGGCGCGAACTACGTCGCGACCGAGGCCGGAATCGCCGCGGTCGCGGTCGCGGGGATCCTGCTGGGGAACGCCGACGTCCCCTACGAGGAGGACATCACGGACTTCAAGGGAGACATCACGCTGCTGGTCCTCTCGTTCGTGTTCATCGCGCTGGCGGCGCTGTTGCAGTTCGAGAACCTGATCGCGTTGGGAGTCGGCGGCATCGTCGTCGTCGTCGCCGTCATGTTCGTCATCCGACCGGTGTTGGTGCTGCTGTCGACGGTCGGCGACCGGTTCCAGTGGAACGAGCGACTGTTCATGTCGTTCGTCGGTCCGCGGGGGATCATCCCAGCGTCGGTCGCGACGCTGTTCGCCGTGGAGTTGGCGAACGAGGGGCTGACGGCAGCAGCCGACGTGCTCGTCGGAACCGTGTTCCTCGTCATCCTCGCGACGGTCGTGGTCGAGGGCGGGTTCGCCAGACAGATCGCAGAGCGGCTTGACGTGATTCCTATGAGAGTACTCATCATCGGAGGCGGGAAGGTGGGCCGCACGCTCGCCGAACGCCTCGAAGACCGCGGCGAGAACGTGGTCATCATCGAGAACGACGAGGAAGTGATCCAGATCGCACGCAACGCGGGCCACACGGTCCACATCGGCGACGGCACCGACACGGACGTGCTCCGGTCGGCCGGTGCGGAGAACGCCCGCATCGTCGTCGCCGCCACCGGGGACGACGACGCGAACCTCCTCGTGGCACAGCTCGCGGAGTCGAAGTTCAGCCCCGAGACGATCCTCGCACGGGCGAACAACCCCGACAACGTCGAGGCGTTCGAGGAACTCGGCGTCCGCACCGTCTCCTCGGTGCTGGCGACGGCGCAGGCCATCGACAACTACATCGAGCGGCCGGCGCTGGCGAACTGGATGGGCGAGATCGGCCGCTCGGGCGACGTCCAAGAGATCGAGGTCACGTCCGAGGAGATGGCCGGCGTGACCGTCCGCGAGATCGGACCGGAACTGCCCGGCGGGAGCCTCATCGCGGTCGTCGCCCGCGATGGCGAGACGCAGGTGCCCGACGCGGACTTCACCCTCCAGGTCGGCGACCGCGTCACGATCATCGGCAACCGCGACGACGTGCGGGCGGCGATGCGGCAGTTCAACCCCGAGTAG
- a CDS encoding carbohydrate ABC transporter permease, with protein MAGADPTLQQYRRRQRVWDALESRYVVHLVLFLAVLFIILPIVWMFITSLKTRQGVLSPAYLPLEPTLAAYDRALFDRGFWRAVVNSVIVASVSTAIVMVLGTPAGYVFSRFRFRFDNAVFVFVLFTRLFPPIGLVTPYYRIVSTFGLLNTKTGIIIANVYLWLPLVIYIMRNFFITIPTALDEAARVDGCTKIQAFRHVVFPVVLPGFAAGTILTFLYSWREFLFAFTVSTDLRSMTIPVATFLFVGDAGIDWGAMAAAAIVAVIPSALVVVFFQRYIVVGLTGGMKG; from the coding sequence ATGGCCGGCGCAGACCCCACTCTCCAGCAGTATCGGCGTCGACAGCGCGTGTGGGACGCCCTCGAGAGTCGCTACGTCGTCCACCTCGTGTTGTTCCTGGCGGTGCTGTTCATCATCCTCCCGATCGTGTGGATGTTCATCACGTCGCTGAAGACGCGCCAGGGCGTGCTCTCACCGGCGTACCTCCCGCTCGAGCCGACGCTCGCGGCGTACGACCGCGCGCTGTTCGACCGCGGCTTCTGGCGGGCGGTCGTCAACAGCGTGATCGTCGCGTCCGTCTCGACGGCGATCGTGATGGTGCTCGGGACGCCCGCCGGCTACGTGTTCAGCCGGTTCCGCTTCCGGTTCGACAACGCGGTGTTCGTGTTCGTGCTGTTCACCCGGCTGTTCCCGCCGATCGGACTGGTGACGCCGTACTACCGGATCGTCTCGACGTTCGGCCTGCTCAACACGAAGACGGGCATCATCATCGCGAACGTGTACCTGTGGTTGCCGCTGGTGATCTACATCATGCGCAACTTCTTCATCACGATCCCGACGGCGCTCGACGAGGCCGCCCGGGTCGACGGGTGCACGAAGATCCAGGCGTTCCGGCACGTCGTGTTCCCGGTCGTCTTGCCCGGGTTCGCGGCGGGGACGATCCTCACGTTCCTCTACTCGTGGCGCGAGTTCCTGTTCGCGTTCACGGTGAGCACCGACCTCCGGTCGATGACCATCCCCGTCGCGACGTTCCTGTTCGTCGGCGACGCGGGGATCGACTGGGGCGCGATGGCCGCCGCGGCCATCGTCGCGGTGATCCCGTCGGCGCTGGTGGTGGTGTTCTTCCAGCGCTACATCGTCGTCGGACTGACCGGGGGGATGAAGGGATGA